One window of the Pyxicephalus adspersus chromosome 5, UCB_Pads_2.0, whole genome shotgun sequence genome contains the following:
- the PDP1 gene encoding pyruvate dehyrogenase phosphatase catalytic subunit 1 isoform X2, translating into MFAACCDRRMCVCPGPRRIGFPGRSCSPSLLLEAMSVPSQLLFPLIRNCEIGRICTSMCYCHHKPLCCRAAYQSLKPSRCLADGKLASKFCQPNFHCSQLRRYVTTPQRFYLTPPQVNSILKANEYSFKVPEFDGKNISSILGFDSNQLPANAPIEDRRSAATCLQTRGMLLGVFDGHAGCACAQAVSERLFYYIAVSLLPQETLLEIEHAVESGRALLPILQWHKHPNDYFSKEASKLYFNSLRTYWQELIDLNAGESTDVKEALINSFKRLDNDLSLEAQVGDPNSFLNYWVLRVAFSGATACVAHVDGVNLHVANTGDSRALLGVQEEDGSWSAVTMSHDHNAQNESEVKRLKAEHPKEEKSVVKQDRLLGLLMPFRAFGDVKFKWSIDLQKRVVESGPDQLNDNEYTKFIPPNYHTPPYLSAEPEVIYHRLRPKDKFLILATDGLWETMHRQDVVRIVGEYLTGVHHQQPIAVGGYKVTLGQMQGLLMDRRARISSVFEDQNAATHLIRHAVGNNEFGAVDHERLSKMLSLPEELARMYRDDITIIVVQFNSHVIGSHQDP; encoded by the exons ATGTTCGCAGCTTGTTGTGACAGGAGAATGTGTGTGTGCCCCGGGCCCAGGCGGATCG GTTTTCCAGGCAGAAGTTGTTCTCCATCGTTATTACTTGAGGCAATGTCTGTTCCTTCGCAGCTCCTCTTTCCTCTCATAAGAAACTGTGAGATTGGCAGGATATGCACTTCTATGTGTTACTGCCATCACAAGCCCCTGTGCTGTCGGGCTGCTTATCAGTCTCTGAAACCCAGCCGATGCTTGGCAGATGGCAAGCTTGCTTCAAAGTTTTGCCAGCCAAATTTCCATTGTTCCCAATTGAGGAGATATGTAACTACACCACAAAGATTTTACTTGACTCCTCCTCAGGTCAATAGCATTTTAAAAGCCAATGAATATAGTTTTAAAGTGCCAGAGTTCGACGGTAAGAATATCAGTTCCATCCTTGGCTTTGACAGTAATCAGTTACCCGCAAATGCCCCAATTGAAGACCGTAGAAGTGCGGCAACATGTTTACAGACCAGAGGCATGCTACTTGGCGTGTTTGATGGTCATGCTGGTTGTGCATGTGCTCAGGCAGTAAGTGAGAGACTGTTCTACTACATCGCTGTTTCATTGCTACCTCAGGAAACGCTGCTTGAGATTGAACATGCTGTGGAAAGTGGTCGGGCTCTATTGCCAATTTTGCAGTGGCACAAGCATCCAAATGATTACTTTAGCAAAGAGGCTTCCAAGCTCTACTTCAATAGTTTACGGACCTATTGGCAGGAGCTGATTGATCTTAACGCAGGTGAAAGCACTGATGTCAAAGAAGCACTGATCAATTCATTCAAGAGACTTGACAATGACTTATCGTTAGAAGCTCAAGTAGGTGATCCAAACTCCTTTTTGAACTACTGGGTGTTAAGAGTGGCCTTTTCAGGAGCTACTGCATGTGTGGCTCATGTAGATGGCGTAAACTTGCATGTGGCAAACACAGGAGACAGCCGAGCATTGCTTGGTGTCCAGGAGGAAGATGGCTCTTGGTCTGCCGTAACTATGTCTCATGACCATAATGCTCAAAACGAATCGGAGGTGAAACGTCTTAAGGCAGAGCATCCAAAAGAAGAAAAGTCTGTAGTAAAACAAGACAGACTTCTAGGATTGCTCATGCCTTTTAGAGCTTTTGGAGATGTCAAATTTAAATGGAGCATCGACCTCCAGAAACGTGTTGTCGAGTCAGGACCTGACCAACTAAATGACAATGAATATACAAAATTCATCCCTCCCAACTACCACACTCCACCATACTTAAGTGCGGAACCAGAAGTCATATATCACAGGTTACGACCTAAAGACAAGTTCCTTATTCTAGCCACAGATGGTCTTTGGGAGACCATGCACAGACAGGACGTTGTAAGAATTGTGGGAGAGTACCTAACCGGTGTTCACCATCAGCAACCCATAGCTGTAGGAGGCTACAAAGTCACCCTGGGACAGATGCAGGGTCTCCTTATGGATAGGAGGGCCAGAATATCTTCTGTTTTTGAAGATCAAAATGCAGCTACACATCTTATACGACATGCAGTGGGCAATAATGAGTTTGGAGCTGTTGACCATGAGCGACTGTCAAAAATGCTTAGTCTTCCAGAAGAACTGGCACGAATGTACAGAGATGATATCACAATCATAGTGGTGCAGTTTAATTCTCATGTAATTGGATCACATCAGGACCCATAA
- the PDP1 gene encoding pyruvate dehyrogenase phosphatase catalytic subunit 1 isoform X1, with product MSVPSQLLFPLIRNCEIGRICTSMCYCHHKPLCCRAAYQSLKPSRCLADGKLASKFCQPNFHCSQLRRYVTTPQRFYLTPPQVNSILKANEYSFKVPEFDGKNISSILGFDSNQLPANAPIEDRRSAATCLQTRGMLLGVFDGHAGCACAQAVSERLFYYIAVSLLPQETLLEIEHAVESGRALLPILQWHKHPNDYFSKEASKLYFNSLRTYWQELIDLNAGESTDVKEALINSFKRLDNDLSLEAQVGDPNSFLNYWVLRVAFSGATACVAHVDGVNLHVANTGDSRALLGVQEEDGSWSAVTMSHDHNAQNESEVKRLKAEHPKEEKSVVKQDRLLGLLMPFRAFGDVKFKWSIDLQKRVVESGPDQLNDNEYTKFIPPNYHTPPYLSAEPEVIYHRLRPKDKFLILATDGLWETMHRQDVVRIVGEYLTGVHHQQPIAVGGYKVTLGQMQGLLMDRRARISSVFEDQNAATHLIRHAVGNNEFGAVDHERLSKMLSLPEELARMYRDDITIIVVQFNSHVIGSHQDP from the coding sequence ATGTCTGTTCCTTCGCAGCTCCTCTTTCCTCTCATAAGAAACTGTGAGATTGGCAGGATATGCACTTCTATGTGTTACTGCCATCACAAGCCCCTGTGCTGTCGGGCTGCTTATCAGTCTCTGAAACCCAGCCGATGCTTGGCAGATGGCAAGCTTGCTTCAAAGTTTTGCCAGCCAAATTTCCATTGTTCCCAATTGAGGAGATATGTAACTACACCACAAAGATTTTACTTGACTCCTCCTCAGGTCAATAGCATTTTAAAAGCCAATGAATATAGTTTTAAAGTGCCAGAGTTCGACGGTAAGAATATCAGTTCCATCCTTGGCTTTGACAGTAATCAGTTACCCGCAAATGCCCCAATTGAAGACCGTAGAAGTGCGGCAACATGTTTACAGACCAGAGGCATGCTACTTGGCGTGTTTGATGGTCATGCTGGTTGTGCATGTGCTCAGGCAGTAAGTGAGAGACTGTTCTACTACATCGCTGTTTCATTGCTACCTCAGGAAACGCTGCTTGAGATTGAACATGCTGTGGAAAGTGGTCGGGCTCTATTGCCAATTTTGCAGTGGCACAAGCATCCAAATGATTACTTTAGCAAAGAGGCTTCCAAGCTCTACTTCAATAGTTTACGGACCTATTGGCAGGAGCTGATTGATCTTAACGCAGGTGAAAGCACTGATGTCAAAGAAGCACTGATCAATTCATTCAAGAGACTTGACAATGACTTATCGTTAGAAGCTCAAGTAGGTGATCCAAACTCCTTTTTGAACTACTGGGTGTTAAGAGTGGCCTTTTCAGGAGCTACTGCATGTGTGGCTCATGTAGATGGCGTAAACTTGCATGTGGCAAACACAGGAGACAGCCGAGCATTGCTTGGTGTCCAGGAGGAAGATGGCTCTTGGTCTGCCGTAACTATGTCTCATGACCATAATGCTCAAAACGAATCGGAGGTGAAACGTCTTAAGGCAGAGCATCCAAAAGAAGAAAAGTCTGTAGTAAAACAAGACAGACTTCTAGGATTGCTCATGCCTTTTAGAGCTTTTGGAGATGTCAAATTTAAATGGAGCATCGACCTCCAGAAACGTGTTGTCGAGTCAGGACCTGACCAACTAAATGACAATGAATATACAAAATTCATCCCTCCCAACTACCACACTCCACCATACTTAAGTGCGGAACCAGAAGTCATATATCACAGGTTACGACCTAAAGACAAGTTCCTTATTCTAGCCACAGATGGTCTTTGGGAGACCATGCACAGACAGGACGTTGTAAGAATTGTGGGAGAGTACCTAACCGGTGTTCACCATCAGCAACCCATAGCTGTAGGAGGCTACAAAGTCACCCTGGGACAGATGCAGGGTCTCCTTATGGATAGGAGGGCCAGAATATCTTCTGTTTTTGAAGATCAAAATGCAGCTACACATCTTATACGACATGCAGTGGGCAATAATGAGTTTGGAGCTGTTGACCATGAGCGACTGTCAAAAATGCTTAGTCTTCCAGAAGAACTGGCACGAATGTACAGAGATGATATCACAATCATAGTGGTGCAGTTTAATTCTCATGTAATTGGATCACATCAGGACCCATAA